The following coding sequences lie in one Lolium perenne isolate Kyuss_39 chromosome 2, Kyuss_2.0, whole genome shotgun sequence genomic window:
- the LOC139835146 gene encoding uncharacterized protein, giving the protein MTIEEYMSVCPEWAEQHREAWEELIRARWLRQDEEFAAVSRRNMENRGTGGTHCAGNRDYTRFKGKKVAEAPPGVVLHDAQIYDMMRTKQKPNPALPQPQYYGNAKAAKEDYCDMVKSRHPEVDDPLTIPVDEESLVLSGHGRPHGRFPWMNKAVKPTHSTSYTRLKHTLTADSPQPRPRPARPPAYDPDFEAAFEACNEAYQQAAAQWNRQNTAYMTYISEMMISMSTGTPPPARVTVAGDMPIMPSRAAFAATYYGSTPEVSSLPNR; this is encoded by the exons atgaccattgaggagtacatgtcg gtttgtccggagtgggccgagcagcatagggaggcatgggaggagctgattagggcgaggtggctcaggcaggacgaggagtttgcagccgtgtcgaggcgtaacatggagaaccgaggcaccggtggcacacactgcgcgggaaaccgcgactacacccgcttcaaggggaaaaag gtggccgaggcaccacctggggtggtgcttcatgatgcccagatatatgacatgatgcggacgaagcagaagcccaatcccgcattgcctcagccacagtactacggcaatgccaaggccgccaaggaggactactgcgacatggtcaagtctcgtcaccccgaggtggatgaccccttgaccattccggtcgacgaggagtcgttggtcctgtcggggcacgggcgtccgcatggccgtttcccttggatgaataaggcggtcaagcctacccactccacgagctacacgcgcctcaagcataccctcaccgccgacagcccccagcctcgtccacggcctgctcgtccacccgcctacgat cctgacttcgaggcggccttcgaagcctgcaatgaagcgtatcagcaggccgctgcccagtggaataGGCAGAATACGGCCTATATGACGTATATATCA gaaatgatgatctctatgtctactggtacaccgccaccggctcgagttaccgtggcgggggacatgcctatcatgccatcgagggcagctttcgctgcgacttactacggatccacaccggaggtaagttctttgccaaaccggtag